Within Ipomoea triloba cultivar NCNSP0323 chromosome 9, ASM357664v1, the genomic segment tataagtattacaatatctataTCATagataacaatttattttgaattcaaattgACATTAAATTTTCtatcataagtattacaatttatttcttaAGTATCATTTCACATGtaagtattttaatatttagagtagaatattgtaataaagtcagtagtacttgtaaacgcgaaaaacttgaattgtatatattcaaaattcaaagtatatcggtTACAATAGAGTAGTATGTATCAAACGAAAAAAGGGtactgatgggtaaatacgcacaaAGGACTGACCCGTATAGCCGCTCCGACAAGAAGTCACCCGACCAGTCCGTCATAGCCATCAACCCGACCGGAATAAATCACTTGTGGTCAACCGTACCGCCCGTATCGATAGGCCTTGTGACAAAAATGCTCTCGGATCACCCTTGGAGTCACCCCGACGGAAACACACCCGACCGGTCTACCGTAGGATGACCGGTCTACGGTAAGATGACCGGTCTACGGTAGGATGACCGGTCTACCATAGGATGACCGGTCGGTCAACAAGGTGATGCAACCTGCAAGCTGAAACCTTATCTTACACAACAAGTAAAGCAGTCCAACTTGCGCCTGCAGGCCGGCGATTGACAACTTGCGGCTCTGCAACCTCGACCAGTCAACCTACGCGTAGCCTGCAGAGTGACCACCTGACCAAGCCAACAACAAGacgccacgtcaagccacttgcagcTGGTGCATTAAATGCGTAGACCAACttgatttagtataaataggaggggtCTCCCCCTCACTTCTCATCTCCATCTGATTGTAACTACTACTACTCACTACTTGTAATCTCACCCTACAACATCAATCTATATCACGGTCTACACCCCGTGTAACCGTTCGCTTGAAATTCCCACTCTGTAATTGCAACCTGACCGCCCTACAATAGCAGCCTGCGCTATTCTAAGCGACCCGCTCGTAGCTACTTACCACCCGGGATACCACTCAGCCTCGGACTGCCCGGTCGCCCTACTGTAGATCGACCGGCTGACCTACGAGCGCTCTCCCACTTATTCACAAACATACGTATTCGTAGTGTAATCGTAACCCCCGgttccatttacgctatcattggcgccgtctgtggggatcgaaGCGAGACACTTTGTCTATCCCGTTAACTTTTTCACCTTGCTTGTTTAAGATGGCAACCAGCAGGAGGAGTCGGAGTCAGGGCTACGTGCAGAGGGAAGGCTCAACCCGTCAGGTTGGACACTACCCCGACAATGTGGCCGAAACACTCCCCGAGGATGATCTACGTCGACAGTTGGATCGGTCGAGAGGCTTGATGAACGAGCTCACCTCAAACCATGCAAGACATGATACGCAAACCACCCAACCAGTCGATCAGAACCCCGACCAGCAAGCTGGAAACGCAAATTTCCACCCCGCCATTTCACTAATGAATGGCGCAACCAACCCAAATCTTCATATGCCAATGGCGTACGCTATGCTACCCCCAACTGGTCAGATGCCGCCCCCAACACCAGGAGCGCTTGGAGGGAACCCCGCTCAAGGGACACCACCGCAAGGATTTGCTCAACTGTATCAACCGTGGCCTGGGACTCCCGAGTACTATGTCATGACGCCAATTCCTCAAGTGATGGTGACCCCTCAAATTCCTGTTGTAGAACAGCAGAAACCGGTAGCTCAACCTTCCCAAAGGCAGTCGCATCTGCCACCCCGAGATCGTGACCCAGAAGAGGTCCAGTCAGCAGATCGATCGCGAAGACCCGACCAAGAAGAACATCAAGATCATAGTCAACCTGATGCTGCTCAACGTAGGAGTGCATTGGATCGCATTTGGAAGAGCGCTAAGTCTCGATTAGGGGCTCAAGATGACCATGACCGACCGAGGCAAAGACCACGAAGGACTACAGAAACGGAGAAAAGCAGTACTGGGAGCGCGTCGCGATCCAGAGGGGAAGACAGGACAGGTCGACTGGCTGGTCGGGTTGGTGACCGACCGGACATGAGAGAGCAACGTCCAAGAAGGGAGGATAGTCCTCGTCGTCAGTTGGCTAGGATGCAAGAGAGAATCGACCGCTTACAACGTGAGCTTCGTGAAAAGAACTGTGCAGATAAAGAGCCACCAAGTCCACTGATCGCCACACCCTTCACTGACGATGTCATGAGCGCGCATTACCCACAAGATCTTAGGATCCCGATGATGCGGACCTACATCGGTCGGTCCGACCCTCAAGAACACATCGACATGTACtatggcaacatgttgatgttgggagtGACTGATGCAGTCATATGCAGAGCTTTCTTTGCCACTTTGGTAGTCAAAGCGGCCGAGTGGTTCAGGAAGTTGGAACCTCGGTCGATTGGAAACTTCAGCCAGCTAGCTAACAAGTTCATGAGGCGGTTCGCAGTCAGTAGATCGAAAAAGAAGCCTTACACCTATCTGAATGGAGTCAAGCAGGACCCGGGGGAGACCCTGTCTGCTTTCTTGCACAAATGGGATCGTGAGATCAACCAGGTCGAACCAATGGAGGACCAGGCAGCAATCCAAGCTCTCCTCACGTCGCTCCGTTCTGGGCCGCTCTACTACGACCTCGTTGTCCATCCCCCCAAAACTTACAAAGAGGCAATTACCCGGGCCAGGCACCATGCGGACGCTACAGAGGCTAACATGGCTAAGAGACGAGAAGAACAACCGGTCGGTCGGGATAGAGGTCACGACCCGAGGAAAGATCGACAGCGTTTTAAGCAACGTGGCCGACCGGAGGATGGACCGCGATTCACTCCGTTAACCAAACCCCTGGTGGAAGTCTTGCAATATGCCGAGCAATGCAACTTGGTCCATCCACCCGACCCGGTACCTGAAGGACCAGACAAGAACAAATACTGTGCTTTTCACAAAACGAAGGGTCATGAGACATCGGAGTGTATCGCCCTACGTCTGGTTATTGAGCAACTCATTCAAAATGGAGAATTGGAGCAGTTCGTAAAGAAAGACGAACGGGACAAAGGAAAGTTCAAAAAGAACGTCTGGAAGAGGAACACGAAGGAGCAATCGAAGGCGCCTGGTCCGCACGGGTCAAGTGACGACAAGGCGGCCGGAAAGAAGCCAGTTATTCATGTTATCTATGGGGGACCAGAAGGAGGAGACTCTTCTCGCCAAAGAAAGCAATGGGCGAGAAATTTGTACGTCGGGTCGGTCCACTCGGAACCCCGGGAGAAGAAAAAACGTGTAGAGTCGATATTCTTCACTGACGAGGATCTTTCCATCCACGGGGAAGCCCACAGCGACTCGCTCGTCATCACAATGGACATCAATGGGACGGACGTCCAGAGAATACTAGTTGACACGGGAAGTTCAGTAAACATTTTATACTTCGACGTCTTCACCCAACTAGGTCTGTCGACCAACCAGTTGACCCCCATACGGACCCCGTTGTCTGGTTTCACAGGCGACTCCATAGAGGCAGAAGGAGTGATCAGTCTGAATGTGGAGTTAGGCACCCAGCCGAACGTCTTGATGACTACCATGGAGTTTGTGGTGGTCAAGTTGAAATGTATTCACAATGCAATACTTGGTCGACCCGGCATCTCCCAAGCAGCCGCTGTCATTTTGATGAATCACTTGTGCATGAAATTCCACACACCCAACGGGATCGGAGTGGTTCGAGGAGACCAGCGAGCGACTCGTTAGTGCTACGTGCAGGCAGTGAAGCAGTCCGATCGTGAGGATGCAAGGATTCACACCATCTCTCAACAAGTCGACCAAGGAGAAGTCAAGGAGAAGCTGCAACCAGCGTGGAAGAAATTATGCTCGACCCTAGCCGACTTGAGCGGATGGTCAAGATCGGTTGGAACCTCCCGATAGATCTACGAGAGAACATTATCAAAGTTTTACAGAAGTTCAAAAATATCTTCGCTTGGGGACCGGAGGACATGCCTGGTGTCGACCGGTCGGTCATATGTCACCGATTATCCATCCAACCGGGTTTCAAACCGGTTAAGCAAAAGAAGAGACACTTGTCAAGTGAAAGAAGAGAGTTCGTGAAGAAGGAGACCGCCACCCTCTTGACGGTCGGGCACATCAGAGAGGTCCTCTACCCGGTGTGGTTGGCCAATGTAGTCTTGGCACCTAAACCACCTACATGGAGAATGTGCGTAAACTACACTGATTTAAACAAGGCATGCCCGAAGGATCCATACCCCTTACCAAATCCcgaccagatggttgatgaGACGGCCGGGTGTGAGCTGTTAAGTTTCATGGATGCCTTCAAAGGTTACTATCAAATTTTCACGAGCAAAGAAGAcgaagagaagactgctttcatAACCCCAGATGGAGTATTTTGTTACGTGGTGATGGCGTTCGGTCTACGAAACTCTGGAGCCACCTACCAAAGGATGGTGAACAAGTTATTCAAAGGATTGCTCGGGTCGACCATAGAGGCGTATGTGGACGACATGCTCGTCAAGAGCCGATCGAAAGAAACTCATCCTACCGACCTGGCCCGGGCATTCAAGGTGATGGAAACCTTCAACCTGCGTTTGAACCCAAGTAAGTGTGCTTTAGCTGTCGAGACGGGAAAATTCTTAgggttcatgatgacggggCGGGGGATCGAGCAAAATCCCGAGAAGGTCATAGCGATCATGGAGATGCAACCACCCTGATCGGTCAAAGACGTCCAACGACTGACCGGTCGACTAGCAGCACTCAGTCGTTTCTTGTCTAAAGCAGCTGAGAAATCTCTACCTTTCTTTCAAATACTGAAGAAGTCTAATGGTTCGAATGGACACCAACATGTTAATCAGCGTTCGACGACCTGAAGGCCTACTTGAGCTCATCACCAGTTTTGTCCAAGCCGGAGAAAGATGAGGCACTTTTCATCTACTTAGCGGTGTCCGACCGGGCGGTCAGTTCAGTGCTCGTACGGGAGGAAACAAAGGGAGTCCAGAAGCCGATCTACTATGTCAGTAAGGCTCTCCAAAGACTAGAGCTGCGATACACCAAGTTTGAGAAGACCGCATTTGCACTCTGGGTGACCGCTTGGAAACTTGCAGCCTACTTTCAGGCTCATCCGGTGGTAGTCTTGACCGACCAACCACTTGGAACGATTCTCAGAAATCCAACATCGTCGGGGCGGCTgatcaaatgggccatgatgctTACCCAGTCGTCGGGGCGGCTgatcaaatgggccatgatgctTACCCAGTTTGCGATTGAGTATAAGCCGCGCCCTATGATGCTTACCCAGTTTGCGATTGAGTATAAGCCGCGCCCTGCCATCAAAGCCCAAGCGTTGGCGGACTTCATTGTTGAGTGTACCGCGCGGGACCCGGAGCCGGACCAACCGACCGCCCTAGAGGAACCATGGTGGGAAGCTTCTACTGACGGGTCGTCCAACAAGAAAGGATGCGGAGGAGGAATCGTACTCACATCTCCTGAAGGTTTCAAAATTTATCAAGCTTTGATCTCTAAGTTTCGACCCACCAACAACGAAGCAGAGTACGAAGCACTCTTAGGCGGAATACGGTTGGCTAAGCAGATGAAGGCCGACCGACTGAGGTTACGGTCGGATTCCCGGTTGGTGATCGGTCAACTATCTGGAACGATCGAAGCTGTTGGATATGGTACTATGGCCCATAAAGATATGAGGCCCAAAATATATGGTTATCCAGATCATACATGAAGCTCAATCAGAATTACAGCTCAGTCCAAGATCAACCccgaattaaatattatttgtattgaattattgtattgaattattgatgtaatattatattcctgtgGGGTCAGGTCCTACACCTATATAAAGGACCCTAACCCTTCAAACTTATTCATTCGATTCATTCCCTTCAGAATCAATTCAAAGGCTAATCAAAGCCAAttccttctttctcctattttgattttcaattcATTCTTGTTTCCAAACATCAATTAGGTTTCCTACTTATCATTTTTGTCCTCTGTTCCTAGAGTTATCATTCGTAGATTTTATTTTACagcataaaaccaacattggcgccgttccgtggtgttggcctgcctttggCTACCCcgtagtcataaaaccaacattggcgccgtccgtggggaacGCTACAAAAAGCCGTGTTCTCTTTCAATAACAGAAATTATCAAAACTTAGCTGGGATTTGAACTCCTCCCCTCTTATTCAAATTGTAATCTCATTTCCATCAAACCACCATCACCTTTATGACCTTCATCATCATGATGATTATCATTATACTATCATCATCTCATCAATCATCATCAATCATTAACAACAGCCGCCGATCACCAGAAGAACACAAAGCCGCCGATTCACCATCTTCAACCGGATATCTACTACGCCATCAACCAAGCTTTACCGTCGATCTGACGGACCACCGCCTCAACCCACGGAAAATGATCGACGGAGAGAGAGAAGGCCGGAGGCTCGTGGCTGTTGAGGTCGCTAAGAAGTAAGAACTCGCcgggaagaagaaaaaggaaagaagaggGTTGAAATCGCCATAGCTGAAACCAATCCGCTATCCACCGCCGGGCTGCCACGCCATCGCAGTTGCCGCCTGGATTGCCTCACTGGAACTTCACTGTCGTAGCTGCTGTGTTCACTGCGCCGACCTCCCTTCCAGCCAAAGCCGCCACCCGCCGCCATAGGCCGTTTTCTTGTAACCGGAGCCAGCATGTCTGCGGCACCATCGCCCCCAGGATCGTTTTCTTGTAAATCGAGGCGTCGGTCGCTCCGCTATTGATAAATCTCGGCCAAAGTAGCTGTAGTTTGAGAAGGGTGAAAAGTAGATAACGGAGGTCACTGGATCTCCTCATCGCTGATCGACGCTGCTGTTGTTGGTTGGGTGGAGCAACACCGAAGGCTACCATCATCTTCAAGCCGCTACATGGGTCACTGGATCTCATCGTCGCTGCCATCGATCGTCACCGTCGGAGCCGGTGACGGTAGCTGTGGTGAGATGATGGTGCGGCGGTTCAGGGACAGAGAAACAATGGAGTTGTGCAATAATTGATGATGACGAGGCCATGATGGATTGATggtatacttattattattattattattattattatatacaagtCAGTGGAGAAGGTGGCAGccaccattaatattattatataaagagagaaaagagaaagaTGGTCATGTTGGTTTTCAGTGTTGGAATGGTTGGAAAGCAAaagaaatacaaataaataaataaaaaagagagtgggaagaataaaaaaaataaataaagaaaaggaaaatgacaaGAAAGAGATGGGAAGAAAAGATGAAGAGGAAAGGGAAGTTGTCGGCAAAGAAATAATTAGGAAAAAGTGGAGTGGTATTATTGATCATTTCTTTACCTTTCACATTATTTACGGatattatatgattatatcATATACTCCaccacatacatatatattacatactacatattatacaatataaaaaaGGCCTTGCGCCACTAGATCACTACATACATATTACATTACAAGCCGAAGGCTGCTATagattttatttgaatataatatatcctagatatattgtaatattcaatatataatatatggaatATCTTCTCCATATGTTCCTACTACTATGTTCTCGTAAAAAAAGATGGGAACCCACGAAGACGAAGATCCCAACAGTGATTGAGGAAGGCAATAACAAATACTCGAAGGCATAGCTTGCACGGTTCCTCGGAGTCGGACTTGCACAGTTCCACGGAGTCGGACTTGCATGGTTCCTCAGAGTTGGACTTGCACGGTTCCCCAGAGTTGGACTTGCACGGTTCCCTAGAGTTGGACTTGCACGGTTCCTCGAAGTTGGACTTGAATGATTCCTCGTAATTGGACTTGTACAATTTCTGAGAGTCGGAGTTACATCGTTCCTCAGGGATGGACCTGAATAGTTCCCTAGAGATGGACCTGCACGGTTTCTCGAAAAGCAGACTTGCACGGTTCTCCAATGGTGGACTTTCGTGGTTCTCTAAAAATCAGATTTGCAGACAGTCAAATATATCAGAAGGCAGATTTGTACGGTTCCTAGAGTCAGATTTGCACAAGTCCCTGGAATTGGATGTGCGTAGATCCAAGATTTGCAGCCGGTCGAATATATCAAGTACATCAATTAAGTACAATAAAAGGCGACGGTGTTCGATCTTCCCACCAAGAAAGGAGAATGAATAGTTCCAGAGATAGCGGGCGAGCAATCCTGAACAATGAGTCTCCTATCAAATGATGATCTACCCATCAAAGATGCCTTCGTACGCAGGCAATGAATTGGATATTCCATCAAAGTTGAGAGAGGTAAAAGTTATTAAAtgagttatttatttttacttttatgaGTCAATAActcttttgtgaaaatattacactcaaattatatggtggaaaAATAGATCTTATGGATTTCCCTGGACCCTACGGAGTCCTTCATTCAAACTGTAGAATGGAAATTGGACCGTATGGAGTCCTCCATTCAAATTGTAGAATAGAAATTGGACCCTACGGAGTCCTCCATTCGAATCATAGAATGGAAAGCGGACCCTACGGAGTCCTCCATTCAAGTTATAGAATGAAAAATGGACCCTACGGAGTCCTCCACTCAGAACAAGTGGATACCCCTCTcgaaaatatatacttttattccgcttcttagcgatgtcgcttttcagcgatgaacatattccgcttctcagcgatgaatCTAtaccgcttctcagcgatgccgcttttcagcgatgaatttgttccgcttttcagcgatgaatctataccgcttctcagcgatgccgctttttctattccgcttttcagcgatgaatctataccgcttttcagcgatgaatctattccgcttctcagcgatgccgcttttcagcgatgaattTATCTCGCTTGTTAGCAATGctgcttttcagcgatgaatcTATTTCGCTTCTCACTGataccgcttttcagcgatgagtCTATCCTGCTTCTTAGCGGTCAACATGTGTATCTTATATTCTTGTTCCTTAACAAGTATAAATTTGGGTGGTATACTAGCCGCTTAAATGATACGATAAATTAGAATGATCTATCGTAAAAGGGTCGGGATACAACAAAATTatcccttagagagaatgtggTTGATTATACAAAATTCTGATCGTATGGTCAAAGTGAATGGTAACCGGAACCATTCAAACTTATCGGTGGGCAAATTAGTAGTTTGGTTTTGGACCGAGGATGGCAAAGAAGGAGGATGGTAAATTGTAATCAGCTGCGGGCTGAGGATGGTTAGGAGCGCTCACAGAAACGGAGACCTGAGCAGTTGATCTAAGCAGCACTTAACCTTTTTGCTTTCATCTTTTATTTTGCAAATGTCAATGACAGTAGTTCATAAGAAAGGTTGCAACCTATTAGGAAAACAAGATTAATAGAAAACTAAGTATTCAGGAAAGGCATGCATTGCATCGTTTGCATTATTGTGGTTTTAAGTTTTGCAGGATGATATATGGTTGGCATATATACCACCCCCGGTGATTAATGCTATATTCTCTCACCTCTCGGTGATCGACACATACATACCACCCCTAGTGGTTACTATCTTTTCTCACCTCTCAATGATCAACATGCATACCACCCTCGGTGGTCGATATTATTTCAACCGCTCGAAGGCGATATTATTCCGCTACTCGGCAAATGGTATTTTCTTAGCAAAAGGAAACTCATGATTGGAGAAGTTTTCCCCGATCCAGGACTGTGAGCTaatatccatgggttatctGCCACCAAATTGCTCAAATTGAACCCTTAACTCGGAAAGTTTTCACTTGGTCCTGAATCCTTGGATGTTCAATCTTCATACCGATAAGTTCTTGCATTCTTTGCACTCCTTGAAAATTTGTCGATATACAATGCAAGATCCGTGCTCGTTACCTGACAGAAGACTCATTTGAAGATCCAGCCAAAGGAAGCAACATGATTGCATAAACAATTCAAGAAAATCCCTTAAAGTCCTAAAGATTGCGCtcatggttgtactctttttcccttagctaagtttttttccCACTGGATTTTTCTtggtctaaggtttttaacgaggcaaccagcgtaaatcACACCCCTTATACTCAACTCGGACTCAAGGGGCTCAACATGGACTATTAAGATGTTCGTAGCAAACACAGACTTGGTATTTGTTTTCTACTT encodes:
- the LOC116029621 gene encoding uncharacterized protein LOC116029621, with the protein product MVKIGWNLPIDLRENIIKVLQKFKNIFAWGPEDMPGVDRSVICHRLSIQPGFKPVKQKKRHLSSERREFVKKETATLLTVGHIREVLYPVWLANVVLAPKPPTWRMCVNYTDLNKACPKDPYPLPNPDQMVDETAGCELLSFMDAFKGYYQIFTSKEDEEKTAFITPDGVFCYVVMAFGLRNSGATYQRMVNKLFKGLLGSTIEAYVDDMLVKSRSKETHPTDLARAFKVMETFNLRLNPTFDDLKAYLSSSPVLSKPEKDEALFIYLAVSDRAVSSVLVREETKGVQKPIYYVSKALQRLELRYTKFEKTAFALWVTAWKLAAYFQAHPVVVLTDQPLGTILRNPTSSGRLIKWAMMLTQSSGRLIKWAMMLTQFAIEYKPRPMMLTQFAIEYKPRPAIKAQALADFIVECTARDPEPDQPTALEEPWWEASTDGSSNKKGCGGGIVLTSPEGFKIYQALISKFRPTNNEAEYEALLGGIRLAKQMKADRLRLRSDSRLVIGQLSGTIEAVGYGTMAHKDMRPKIYGYPDHT